The following coding sequences lie in one Klebsiella huaxiensis genomic window:
- a CDS encoding PTS mannose/fructose/sorbose transporter subunit IIC yields the protein MEITLLQIVLVFIVACIAGMESVLDEFQFHRPLVACTLIGAVLGDMKTGIIIGGTLEMIALGWMNIGAAVAPDAALASIISTVLVIAGHQSIGAGIALAIPLAAAGQVLTIIVRTITVAFQHAADKAAESGNLTAISWLHVSSLFLQAMRIAIPAVIVAISVGTSEVQGLLNAIPEVVTGGLNIAGGMIVVVGYAMVINMMRAGYLMPFFYLGFVTAAFTDFNLVALGVIGTVMAVLYIQLSPKYNRVAGAPAQAAGNNDLDNELD from the coding sequence ATGGAGATTACCCTTCTTCAGATTGTGCTGGTGTTCATCGTCGCGTGTATTGCGGGTATGGAGTCGGTACTTGATGAATTTCAGTTCCACCGTCCGCTGGTGGCCTGTACGCTGATTGGCGCCGTTCTCGGTGATATGAAAACGGGTATCATCATCGGTGGTACCCTGGAAATGATCGCTTTGGGCTGGATGAACATCGGTGCCGCCGTTGCGCCTGATGCCGCTTTAGCGTCAATCATCTCAACCGTTCTGGTTATCGCAGGTCACCAGAGCATTGGCGCTGGTATCGCGCTGGCTATCCCACTGGCAGCAGCAGGCCAGGTTCTGACCATTATCGTTCGTACCATCACCGTTGCTTTCCAGCACGCTGCGGATAAAGCCGCAGAGAGTGGAAACCTGACGGCCATTTCCTGGCTTCACGTTTCGTCTCTGTTCCTGCAGGCCATGCGTATCGCTATCCCTGCGGTTATCGTGGCGATCTCCGTCGGCACCAGCGAAGTACAGGGTCTGCTGAACGCCATTCCTGAAGTGGTAACTGGCGGTCTGAACATCGCAGGTGGCATGATCGTGGTAGTCGGTTACGCGATGGTCATCAACATGATGCGCGCAGGCTACCTGATGCCGTTCTTCTACCTGGGCTTCGTTACCGCTGCATTCACCGATTTCAACCTGGTTGCTCTGGGCGTGATTGGTACAGTAATGGCTGTCCTCTACATCCAACTGAGCCCGAAATATAACCGCGTAGCGGGTGCGCCAGCGCAGGCTGCTGGTAATAACGATCTCGATAACGAACTGGACTAA
- the manX gene encoding PTS mannose transporter subunit IIAB, whose translation MTIAIVIGTHGWAAEQLLKTAEMLLGEQENVGWIDFVPGENAETLIEKYNAQLAKLDTAKGVLFLVDTWGGSPFNAASRIVVDKEHYEVIAGVNIPMLVETLMARDDNPSFDELVALAVETGREGVKALKAKLVEKAAPAPVQAAAPKAAAPLKPMGPKDYMVIGLARIDDRLIHGQVATRWTKETNVTRIIVVSDEVAADTVRKTLLTQVAPPGVTAHVVDVAKMIRVYNNPKYAGERIMLLFTNPTDVERVVEGGVNITTVNIGGMAYRQGKTQVNNAISVDEKDIEAFKKLNARGIELEARKVSTDQKLKMMDLIGKVNK comes from the coding sequence GTGACGATTGCTATTGTAATAGGCACACATGGTTGGGCTGCAGAACAGCTGTTGAAAACGGCAGAAATGCTGTTGGGCGAACAGGAAAACGTTGGCTGGATCGATTTCGTTCCTGGCGAAAACGCAGAAACGTTGATTGAGAAGTACAACGCTCAGCTAGCGAAGCTGGATACAGCAAAAGGCGTGTTATTTCTCGTCGATACATGGGGAGGCAGCCCGTTTAACGCAGCTAGCCGCATTGTCGTCGATAAAGAACATTATGAAGTCATCGCGGGTGTAAACATCCCGATGCTGGTGGAAACACTGATGGCGCGCGACGATAACCCGTCGTTCGATGAACTGGTCGCGCTGGCTGTGGAAACCGGTCGTGAAGGCGTGAAAGCACTGAAAGCGAAGCTGGTGGAAAAGGCCGCCCCAGCACCGGTTCAGGCAGCAGCACCGAAAGCGGCAGCACCATTGAAACCAATGGGGCCGAAAGATTACATGGTCATCGGGCTGGCTCGCATCGATGATCGTCTGATCCATGGTCAGGTCGCTACCCGCTGGACCAAAGAAACTAACGTTACCCGCATTATCGTCGTCAGCGACGAAGTGGCGGCAGACACCGTGCGTAAAACGCTGCTAACTCAGGTTGCTCCTCCGGGCGTTACCGCCCACGTTGTAGACGTCGCGAAGATGATTCGTGTCTATAACAACCCGAAATACGCAGGCGAACGCATCATGCTGCTGTTTACTAACCCAACTGACGTTGAGCGCGTTGTAGAAGGTGGGGTGAACATCACCACTGTCAACATCGGCGGTATGGCTTACCGTCAGGGCAAAACGCAGGTGAACAACGCTATTTCGGTCGATGAGAAAGATATTGAAGCATTCAAAAAACTGAATGCTCGCGGTATCGAACTGGAAGCTCGCAAAGTTTCCACAGACCAGAAACTGAAAATGATGGATCTGATCGGTAAGGTGAATAAGTAA
- the yoaE gene encoding CNNM family cation transport protein YoaE, giving the protein MEFLMDPSIWVGLLTLVVLEIVLGIDNLVFIAILADKLPPKQRDKARLIGLSLALFMRLGLLSVISWMVTLTKPLFSVADYAFSGRDLIMLLGGIFLLFKATTELHERLENRQHDSGHGKGYASFWVVVLQIVVLDAVFSLDAVITAVGMVNHLPVMMAAVVIAMAVMLLASKPLTRFVNQHPTVVVLCLSFLLMIGLSLVAEGFGFHIPKGYLYAAIGFSITIEFFNQVARRNFIRHQSMLPLRARTADAILRLMGGRKQSVVAHDSDNPSVVPIPEGAFAEEERYMINGVLTLAQRSLRSIMTPRGEISWVNAEQSEEEIRRQLLSSPHSLFPVCRGELDEIIGIVRAKEMLVALEAGDNVAALASASPAIVVPETLDPINLLGVLRRARGSFVIVTNEFGVVQGLVTPLDVLEAIAGEFPDADETPEIVIDGDGWLVKGSTDVHALQQALGLDHLVDEDEDIATVAGLVIAVNGHIPRAGDVLDLPPLQFTIVEANDYRVDLVRVVKVRQDNDEEE; this is encoded by the coding sequence ATGGAATTCTTAATGGATCCCTCTATTTGGGTTGGCTTGCTGACGCTGGTCGTCCTCGAAATCGTATTAGGTATCGACAACCTGGTGTTTATTGCCATCCTTGCTGACAAGCTGCCGCCAAAACAGCGCGATAAAGCGCGTTTGATCGGACTTTCTCTGGCGCTGTTTATGCGTCTGGGCCTGCTGTCGGTCATCTCCTGGATGGTGACGTTAACCAAACCGCTTTTCAGCGTTGCCGATTACGCGTTTTCCGGGCGCGACCTCATCATGCTGCTCGGGGGGATCTTCTTGCTGTTTAAGGCGACCACCGAACTGCACGAACGGCTGGAAAACCGCCAGCATGATTCCGGTCATGGTAAGGGATACGCAAGTTTCTGGGTGGTAGTACTGCAAATCGTCGTACTTGACGCCGTGTTCTCGCTGGATGCTGTCATTACGGCGGTCGGGATGGTTAACCATCTGCCGGTGATGATGGCGGCGGTAGTGATTGCGATGGCGGTGATGCTATTGGCTTCGAAGCCGTTGACCCGCTTCGTCAACCAGCATCCGACGGTCGTCGTGCTCTGTTTGAGCTTCCTGCTGATGATCGGCCTGAGCCTGGTGGCTGAAGGTTTTGGTTTCCATATACCGAAGGGGTACCTGTACGCCGCAATTGGTTTCTCGATAACCATCGAATTCTTCAACCAGGTGGCGCGCCGTAACTTTATCCGCCACCAGTCGATGCTGCCGCTGCGTGCGCGAACCGCCGATGCGATCCTGCGTCTGATGGGAGGTCGTAAACAGAGCGTCGTGGCGCACGATAGCGATAACCCATCCGTGGTGCCGATACCGGAAGGCGCGTTTGCTGAAGAAGAACGCTATATGATTAACGGTGTCCTAACCCTTGCGCAGCGTTCATTGCGCAGCATCATGACGCCGCGCGGGGAAATCAGCTGGGTGAACGCCGAGCAGAGCGAAGAGGAAATTCGTCGCCAGCTGCTCTCGTCACCGCACAGTTTGTTCCCTGTGTGCCGGGGCGAGCTGGATGAAATCATCGGTATCGTCCGTGCGAAAGAAATGCTGGTGGCGCTGGAAGCCGGGGATAACGTTGCCGCGCTGGCCTCGGCTTCTCCGGCGATCGTGGTTCCGGAAACGTTGGATCCGATAAACCTGTTGGGCGTGCTGCGCCGTGCTCGTGGCAGCTTTGTTATCGTGACCAACGAGTTTGGCGTGGTGCAGGGGCTGGTCACGCCGCTGGACGTGCTGGAGGCGATTGCCGGTGAATTCCCGGACGCTGACGAAACCCCGGAAATAGTCATTGATGGTGATGGCTGGCTGGTGAAAGGCTCAACCGACGTTCATGCGTTGCAGCAGGCGCTGGGGTTGGATCACCTGGTTGATGAAGATGAAGATATCGCGACGGTTGCCGGGCTGGTGATCGCGGTCAATGGTCATATCCCTCGCGCGGGTGATGTGCTTGATTTGCCGCCTTTGCAGTTCACGATTGTCGAAGCCAACGACTACCGTGTCGACCTGGTGCGGGTCGTAAAAGTACGCCAGGATAACGACGAAGAAGAGTAA
- a CDS encoding EAL domain-containing protein — translation MQTAQKVITTYRRKRILVCLLVALLTLTTTLVIRFISQRSLNQQRVQTSTNKMVGAMDNILRPLAAQHTSLLHLVNQPCQDAHLALRKLASSLQTVRSIALVQSNILYCSSIFGERHTPVHQLQPALPTNHPLLVFSYDASLLKGTPVLIQWYPASLSGADGVLLLINIELLGGLIFNAKSSLITGIGLQVGEKSFISGSGLVSQEMLPGEQIIYRQRSTEFPFTINVSGPGASAVALSDLPNELPLALILSMLMTGIAWLATAGRMSFSREINLGIIAHEFELWCQPLQDLHTRKCCGVEILLRWNNPRRGAISPDVFIPIAEGYNLIIPLTRYVISQTAHKLALFPQDKHFHIGINVAARHFANGELLRDLHRYWFSAHPVQQLVVELTERDVLQDGDHHMAEHLHFKGVQLAIDDFGTGNSSLSWLEKLRPDVLKIDKSFTSAIGIDSVNATVTDMIIALARRLKIVTIAEGVETREQEDYLRRNGVDLLQGFYYARPMPIDDFPEWLAAEKHKEAFT, via the coding sequence ATGCAGACTGCACAAAAAGTCATCACGACATACCGCAGGAAACGTATCCTGGTATGTTTGCTCGTGGCGCTATTAACGCTAACAACAACGTTAGTGATTCGATTTATTTCGCAGCGTAGTTTAAATCAGCAGCGCGTCCAGACGAGCACCAATAAAATGGTGGGGGCGATGGATAACATTTTACGCCCCCTCGCCGCTCAGCACACTTCACTGCTTCATCTGGTGAATCAACCCTGTCAGGATGCCCACCTTGCGCTTCGCAAGCTGGCCTCATCGTTGCAAACAGTACGTTCCATTGCGTTGGTCCAGTCGAATATACTCTACTGCTCCAGCATTTTTGGCGAGCGCCATACTCCTGTTCATCAACTACAGCCTGCATTACCGACAAATCATCCCCTGTTAGTCTTCAGCTACGACGCTTCGCTGCTTAAAGGAACCCCGGTACTTATTCAGTGGTATCCCGCCTCGCTTAGCGGTGCTGACGGCGTGCTGCTGCTCATCAATATTGAGCTGTTAGGTGGGTTAATTTTCAATGCAAAATCATCGTTAATTACCGGGATTGGCCTGCAGGTTGGCGAGAAAAGTTTTATCAGCGGTTCGGGTCTGGTAAGCCAGGAGATGTTGCCGGGAGAGCAGATTATCTACCGCCAGCGTTCAACAGAATTTCCTTTTACTATCAACGTTAGCGGCCCCGGAGCCTCGGCGGTCGCCCTTAGCGATCTTCCCAATGAATTACCACTGGCGCTAATCCTTAGCATGTTAATGACCGGCATCGCCTGGTTGGCGACGGCGGGACGAATGAGTTTTTCTCGTGAAATTAATCTCGGCATTATTGCGCACGAGTTCGAACTTTGGTGCCAGCCTTTACAAGACCTGCATACCCGAAAGTGCTGTGGAGTTGAGATACTGCTGCGATGGAATAATCCGCGACGAGGGGCTATTTCACCGGATGTTTTTATTCCCATCGCTGAAGGCTATAACCTGATTATCCCCCTCACCCGCTATGTGATTTCACAAACCGCACATAAATTAGCGCTGTTTCCTCAGGACAAACATTTTCACATCGGGATTAACGTCGCCGCCCGCCACTTCGCCAATGGCGAACTGCTGCGCGACCTGCACCGTTACTGGTTTAGCGCGCATCCGGTACAGCAATTGGTTGTCGAACTCACTGAACGTGACGTGCTACAGGATGGCGATCACCATATGGCTGAACACCTGCATTTCAAGGGGGTACAGTTAGCGATTGATGATTTTGGCACCGGCAATAGTTCCCTTTCGTGGCTGGAGAAACTGCGCCCTGATGTGTTGAAAATTGATAAATCTTTCACCAGCGCTATTGGTATCGATAGCGTCAACGCCACGGTGACCGATATGATCATCGCCCTTGCGCGTCGGCTAAAAATTGTCACGATTGCTGAGGGTGTCGAGACCCGGGAGCAAGAGGATTATCTGCGCAGAAATGGCGTGGATTTATTGCAAGGTTTTTATTATGCCCGCCCGATGCCAATAGACGACTTCCCAGAGTGGTTGGCGGCTGAAAAACACAAAGAGGCATTCACCTAG
- the sdaA gene encoding L-serine ammonia-lyase, with the protein MISIFDMFKVGIGPSSSHTVGPMKAGKQFVDDLVEKGLLNEVTRVAVDVYGSLSLTGKGHHTDIAIIMGLAGNQPDTVDIDAIPAFIRDVEERGRLLLAQGQHEVDFPQDDGMRFRSDNLPLHENGMTIHAWAGDKEIYSKTYYSIGGGFIVDEEHFGKENVGEVSVPYPFKSAQEMLGYCKETGMSLSGMVMQNELALHSKKEIEDYFANIWQTMRACIDRGMNTEGVLPGPLRVPRRASALRRMLVASDKLSNDPMNVVDWVNMFALAVNEENAAGGRVVTAPTNGACGIVPAVLAYYNHFIESVSPDIYIRYFLASGAIGALYKMNASISGAEVGCQGEVGVACSMAAAGLAEILGASPEQVCVAAEIGMEHNLGLTCDPVAGQVQVPCIERNAIASVKAINATRMAMRRTSEPRVSLDKVIETMYETGKDMNAKYRETSRGGLAIKVQCD; encoded by the coding sequence AAGGTGGGGATCGGTCCCTCATCTTCCCATACTGTAGGGCCGATGAAGGCCGGTAAACAGTTCGTCGATGACCTGGTCGAAAAGGGATTGCTTAATGAAGTGACGCGCGTGGCGGTTGACGTCTACGGCTCACTGTCATTAACCGGCAAAGGCCACCACACAGATATTGCCATCATTATGGGACTGGCAGGCAATCAGCCTGATACGGTCGACATTGACGCAATTCCGGCATTTATCCGCGACGTTGAAGAGCGCGGACGTCTACTGCTGGCGCAAGGGCAGCATGAGGTCGATTTTCCGCAGGATGACGGTATGCGTTTTCGTAGCGATAACCTGCCGCTGCACGAGAACGGCATGACCATTCACGCCTGGGCTGGCGATAAAGAAATCTACAGCAAAACTTATTATTCCATCGGCGGGGGCTTTATCGTCGATGAAGAGCATTTCGGCAAAGAAAATGTTGGTGAAGTCAGCGTCCCATACCCGTTTAAATCCGCGCAGGAGATGTTGGGCTACTGTAAAGAAACCGGCATGTCGCTCTCCGGCATGGTGATGCAGAATGAACTGGCACTTCACAGCAAAAAAGAGATTGAAGACTATTTTGCTAATATCTGGCAGACCATGCGCGCCTGTATCGATCGCGGGATGAACACCGAAGGCGTACTGCCTGGCCCGCTGCGCGTTCCTCGCCGCGCTTCTGCGCTGCGGAGGATGCTGGTTGCCAGCGATAAGCTCTCCAACGATCCGATGAACGTGGTGGACTGGGTCAATATGTTCGCGCTGGCGGTCAATGAAGAGAACGCTGCCGGTGGTCGGGTGGTCACCGCGCCGACCAACGGTGCCTGCGGTATTGTTCCGGCGGTGCTGGCCTACTACAACCACTTTATCGAGTCCGTCAGCCCGGATATCTATATTCGCTACTTCCTGGCCTCTGGCGCTATCGGCGCGTTGTATAAGATGAATGCTTCAATTTCCGGTGCGGAAGTTGGCTGTCAGGGTGAAGTCGGCGTGGCCTGCTCAATGGCGGCGGCGGGCCTGGCTGAAATCCTCGGAGCCAGTCCGGAACAGGTTTGCGTGGCGGCAGAAATCGGGATGGAGCATAACCTCGGTCTTACCTGCGACCCGGTAGCCGGACAGGTGCAGGTTCCCTGCATCGAGCGTAATGCGATTGCCTCGGTTAAAGCGATCAACGCCACCCGAATGGCAATGCGCCGAACCAGCGAACCGCGCGTCTCCCTCGATAAAGTCATTGAGACCATGTACGAGACCGGTAAAGACATGAACGCCAAATACCGGGAAACGTCGCGTGGCGGTCTGGCTATCAAAGTTCAGTGCGATTAA